The DNA segment GCTAGGTATCGGTCTGCCGCGTACTCGTTCGGGGAGCAGACCTACGATGACGACAGAGACTCGAACGGCGGAAGACCCGATGGACGAATCGAAACTGGACGAACTGATGGAGACGGCGCTGGTCGACTTCGGCGCGACGTTCCACGCCGCGCTGGTGGTCGTCGGCGACGAACTCGGCCTCTACGCGGCGCTGGCCGACGAGGGACCGCTCACGTCGAGCGAACTCGCCGAGGAAACCGACACCGCCGAGCGCTACGTCCGAGAGTGGCTACGCTCGCAGGCCGCCGGCGGATACGTGAGCTACGACCCTGACGAGGACCGCTATCACCTCTCGCCGGAACAGGCGTTCATCCTGGCCGACGAGGACAGTTCGGTATTCATCCCCGGGGCGTTCCAGACGAGCGCGGCGGCGATACAGAGCGAACCCAGACTCCTCGAGGCGTTCCGCACGGGCGAGGGCGTCGGCTGGCACGAACACGACGACGGCGTGTTCCACGGCGTCGAGCGCTTCTTCCGGCCGGGGTACGCGGCCGAACTCGTGGACAACTGGATTCCCGCGCTCGACGGCGTGGCGGAGACCCTGGAGGAGGGCGGGCGCGCGGTCGACGTCGGCTGTGGCCACGGCGCGCCGACCATCATCATGGCCGAGGCGTACCCGAACTCGACGTTCGTCGGCGTCGACTACCACGAGGCGTCGATAGACGTGGCGCGCGAGCGCGCGGAAGCCGCCGGCGTCGCCGACCGCGTCAGCTTCGAGGTGGCGACCGCCAAGGAGTACGACGGGACCGACTACGACTTCGCGACCGCGTTCGACTGCCTCCACGACATGGGCGACCCCGTCGGCGCGGCGGCCCACGTCGCCGAGACGCTCGCCGACGACGGCACCTGGATGGTCGTCGAACCCTACGCCGAGGACCGGGTCGAGGACAACCTCAACCCGCGGGGCCGGGCGTACTACTCGGCCTCGACGATGCTCTGCACGCCGAACTCGCTGAGCCAGGAGGTCGGCTACGGACTCGGGGCGCAGGCAGGTGAGGCGAAGATCCGCGAAGTCGTCACGGAGGGCGGGTTCTCGCGGTTCCGCCGGGCGACCGAGACACCGTTCGACATGGTGTTCGAGGCGAAGCCGTGACCGGGAGACGGCGTCCTCGGAACGACGGCGCGTCGACGGAACCGAAGCCGTGACCCTGGCGACCGTTCCCGGGTACGACCCCGAGGGACTCGAACCGAGCGGCGGCCACGCGGTGGTGGTCGGCGCGAGCGTCGCCGGACTCCTCGCGGCGCGCGTACTGGCCGACGGCTTCGAGGAGGTCACCGTACTCGACCGTGATTCGCTCGACGACGAGCCGACGCCTCGTCCTGGCGTGCCCCAGGCCCGCCAACCCCACGTGCTGTGGGAGGCCGGACGAGCGACGCTGGAGGACCTCTTCCCCGGCTACAGCGAGGAGTTGGTCGCGGCCGGCGGGGTCGAAATCGACGTCCGGCGCGACCTCGTCCAGTACAGCCAGGGGGACTTCCTCGCCAGATGCACGGAGCGCTTCCCGCAGTACCTGGCCACTCGGCCGCTGTACGAACAGCTAATCCGACGTCGCGTCGCGGCGCTCGAAGCGGTCCGCCTGCGACCGGAGTGCCGGTTCACGGACTACGTCACCGACGATGCGGGGGCCACCGTGGAGGGCGTCGCGGTGCGCGACCGGGCGGCCGGGCGGGACGAACTCGCGGCCGACCTCGTCGTCGACGCGACCGGCCGAACGAGTCGCACGCCGGCCTGGCTGGCCGACCGCGGCTACGAACCCCCGCCGGTCGACGAGGTCCGCATCGACGTCGGCTATGCTTCGACTTTCGTGGAACGGCCGGCGGGCGACCGCCGGACGGTCGTCGCGCCGGCCGAGGCCCCCCGGACGCGGGGCGGCCTCGTCACGCCCGTCGAAGGCGGGCGCTGGCTGGTGAACGTCCACGGCGTCCACGGCGACCACCCGCCGACGGACCCCGAGGCGTTCGCCGACTTCGCCGCCAGTCTGGCGGTCCCGCAGCCGAAGCGAGTGCTCGACGACCACCCGCGAGTCGGGGACGTCGAGAGCTACCCGTTCCCGAGCAACCGCCGCAACCGCTACGAGGACCTCCGCCGATTTCCGGCGGGGCTGGTCGTCGTGGGCGACGCGATAGCGAGCTTCAACCCCATCTACGGCCAGGGGATGTCCGTCGCCGCGCTCGAAGCCTTGTTGCTTCACCGCGCGCTCGCGACCGGCGGCCGCGAAGAGCTTCCGCTGCGCTTCTTCGACGGCGCCGCCGACGTCGTGGACGTGGCGTGGACGATGGCCGTCGGCGCGGACTTCGGGTTCCCGGAGACGCAGGGGCCGAAGCCGAGGGGGACGGCGTTCTCCAGTTGGTATCTGGGTCGACTGCTACGTGGCGCCCACGCGGACGGCGCGCTGACCGACGCGTTCGTGAGGGTCCTCGCGATGCAGGAGCCGCCGTCCTCGCTGCTGCGGCCGAACGTCGCGTGGCGCGTGCTGAAGCCGGTCTGAGCGCGCGTTCGGTCGGGTCCAGAACCCCGCTGTCGCGGCGCGATAGCGGGCGGACTGGGGTCGAGGCGGACCGCGGCGTGGACGCGACGGAGACGGTTCGTGCGTCACCCTCACGCACCCGAACCGTCGGGATTTAAGCGACCGGAACACGCGATTTCGAGTGCATGAAACTGCACGAGTATCAGGCGAAGAGCGTCTTCGCCGATGCAGGGATTCCGACGCCGGAGGCGACGCTGGCGTCGTCCGTAGACGAGGTCGTGGAGGCGGCCGAGGAGATCGGTTATCCGGTCGCCGTCAAGGCGCAGGTTCACGTCGGCGGCCGGGGCAAGGCCGGCGGCATCAAGCTCGCGGAGGACCGCGAGGAGGCCGAGGAGGCGGCCGACTCCATCCTCGGCATGGACCTCAAGGGCTACACCGTCGACCGCGTGCTCGTCGAGGAAGCGGTGAACTTCAAGAACGAACTCTACGTGGGCGTCACGATGGACCGCGGCGAGGGCGAACCCGTCGCCATGGTCTCCTCGAAGGGCGGCGTCAACATCGAGGAGGTCGCCGAGGAGGACCCCGAGGCCATCGCGCGCGAACACGTCGACCCCGCGTTCGGGATGCACCACTACCAGGCCCGCAAGGTCGTCTACGACGCGGGCGTTCCCCGCGAGGTCGCTTCGGACGTCGCATCCGTCCTGACCACGCTCTACCAGCTCTGGGACGACCGCGACGCCAGCGACATCGAGGTCAATCCGCTGATGATCACCGAGGACGACGAGGTCATCGCCGCGGACGCGGTCATGAACATCGACGACGACGCGCTGTTCCGCCAACCCGAACTCGCCGAGATGGAGGAAGAGGCCGCCGAGGACGACCTCGAGGCCAAGGCCAACGACTACGGCTTCGACTACGTCCGACTCTCGGGTAACGTCGGCATCATCGGCAACGGCGCGGGCCTCGTGATGACGACGCTGGACCTCGTCGACTACTACGGCGGCGAACCCGCCAACTTCCTCGACATCGGCGGCGGCGCGAAGGCCGAACGGGTGGCCAACGCGCTCGACATGGTGTTCTCCGACGAGAACGTCGACTCGGTCGTGTTCAACATCTTCGGCGGCATCACCCGCGGCGACGAGGTCGCCAAGGGCATCAACGACGCCCTCGGGCAGTTCGACGAGATTCCCAAGCCCGTGGTCGTCCGCCTCGCCGGCACCAACGCCGAGGAGGGCCGCGAGATTCTGAACGACGAACTCGTGCAGGTCGAGGAGACGCTCGAAGACGCGGTACAGCGTGCGGTCGAAAACGCGGAGGAGGAAGCACAATGAGCGTACTAGTCGACGAAGACACTCGCGTCATCGTACAGGGCATCACCGGCGGTGAGGGTAAGTTCCACACCGAGCAGATGATGGACTACGGCACCAACGTCGTCGCCGGCGCGGTGCCGGGCAAGGGCGGCCAGGAGGTCGCCGGCGTCCCCGTCTACGACACGGTCGAAGAGGCCGCCCGCGAGGAGGACGCCGACGCCTCGGTCGTGTTCGTCCCGCCGGCGTTCGCGGCGGACGCCGTCTTCGAGGCGCTGGACTCGCCGCTCGACCTCGTCGTCGCCATCACCGAGGGCATCCCGACCCAGGACATGGCGAAGGTCAACAAGCGCCTCTCGGAGGTCGACACCCGCCTCATCGGCCCGAACTGTCCGGGCATCATCACCCCCGGCGAGTCGAAACTCGGTATCCTGCCGGGCAACATCTTCGAGTCGGGCAACGTGGGCCTGGTTTCGCGGTCGGGCACCCTCACCTACCAGGTCGTCGACAATCTCACCTCCCGGGGCATCGGTCAGACCACCGCCATCGGTATCGGCGGTGACCCCATCATCGGCACCGACTTCATCGACGCGCTCGAACTGTTCGAGCAGGACCAAGACACCGAAGCGGTCGTCATGTGCGGCGAAATCGGCGGCGAGGACGAGGAGGAGGCCGCCCGCTACATCGCCGAGAACATGGACACGCCGGTCGCCGGCTTCATCGCGGGACGGACCGCCCCGCCGGGCAAGCGCATGGGCCACGCCGGCGCCATCGTCTCCGGCAGCGGCACCGGCACCGCCGAGAGCAAGATTCAGGCGCTCAACGACGCGGGCGTCCCGGTGGGCGACACGCCGAACGAGGTCGCCGACCACATCGAGGACTTCCTGTAGCGCCGTTCGGTCGGTTCTTTTTTCGATTCGGGGCTGTCACGGCGGCGTTTTGACCGGTCGTCGGACTGCTCGTCGTCGGTCCTCCGCACCGCAGAAATAGTGTGCCCGCGCCGTCACATCAGCCAGTCGACGATCCACGCCACCACCGCCGTCCCGATGAGGAACATCCCGACCGCCGACGTGAACGGTTCGGGGAAGAAGAACAGGACGACGCCGGCGATCAGGAGCAGTCCGATCGCGCCCTCGTCCCACCAACTCCCATCGTCTTCGTCGTCTTCGGCGTACGCGGTCTCCTCGTCGTACGTATCGTACTCGTCGTCGTAGGTGCCGTACTCGTCATCGTCGTACGTATCGTACTCGTCGTCGCTGTACGCTTCGTCGTAGGTATCGTCGGCGTAGGAGTCGTCTCTGGACACGTAGGGTCACACGGCTGCGAGCGGGTTATTCCTTGTGGCGGGGCGAGCGGCCGAGTCAGTCGCCGAGGCGGGTCAGACACTCCCCGCAGAAAGTCGCCCAATCTTCGTTCGATTCGCCGCAGGTCGAACACCGGACGAACTCCCCGGAGCGGCGCGACCGGCCGCTCCGGATGGGGCCGACCGAGAGCATTCCGGCGGCCGCGTCGGTGACGCCGCGGGAGCGAGACTCCGACCGACCGGAGTCGCGGGAGGCGGTTTCGACCGAGCGGGTCGCGGAAACCGTTCGGGTGACTTCTGTCGGTATCGCGTTCCGTACTTCCGGCGGTAAGTCCTCCCGCGCCGCGAGTCGGGCGAGCATCGCGTCGTCCCGCAGCACGTTCAGACCCCGCATGAGTCCGACGAACAGCAGCGTCGGTGCCACCGTCAACACGGCGGCGAGCGCCAGGCGGAGGGCGAGGTCCATGTGCGAGGCAGTAGAGTCGACATAAATTAACGTACCGAATTGAAGCCTCTTCGGTAGTGCCTCTCTATTCTCGCCGGCTGAGAGGTCCGAGCTCGCGATGTACGGTCGCCGCAATTTGTTCGCCGGTCGCTCGACGCCTCACCGCTCGTCGAGCACGCGTTCGACGTGTTGGCGGGCGTCGTCGGAGAGGTCGGCGAGCGCCACGCGCTTGTCGCGTTCGTCGTACTCGACCAATCCGGACGCGGCCAGCACCGGGAGGTGGTGGCGAGCGAACGAGAGTCGGAGCGTCTCGGCCTGCGCGTCGGCGTCGGCGGCGGCGAGGTCGTCGGCCAGTTCGGAGAGCGTCGCCGAGTCGCGCGACCGCAGGTACGCCAGCGCGGCGCGGCGGCGGTCGTCGGTCAGCGCCCAGTGGAGCGCGTCCGAGACGGCGGTCGGGCCGTCGGCGTTTGCAGTTCGCGGCGGGTCGTCCATGGGTATCGTCGCAGACGACGCGCCTGCACATCAAACTGTTCGCCGTACTGATACGTTCCCGCCCGGACCCGAACCGGTGTGAACGTATGCCAACCCATCCGACGGTTAGCCGGCGACCGTCCAGTTTCCCCGGAGAGAGCGACGGCAGGAACGAGGTGGCAGGAACGGAAATGGAAGAAGCGGGACGACAGAAGTGAGGCGGCAGACGACGGAGGTGGGGCGCGTGCCGCCGGAGAGACTCCGACCAGCGACGGGGCGTAACGGAGACGGGCGGCGGCGAAAGGAAAGGGCAGACGGCGGTCGCACCGAGGCGAGTCGTCGAGCGTCCGGCCGAACGGTATCAGCGCGCTTCGTCGAGGTCGACGAACGCGTCGTCGTCGGCGGTGAGCCAGGTGGACATTCGCTCGACGGTGGGGAGGCCTTCGGGGTAGACGGTTCGCCTGTCGGGGCGATCCTCGTAGTTGACGACGACCGACCGGAGTTCGGCGAGCGGATGGTCGGCGTTCAGTTCCGTATCGAAAGGTGCGGGGTGGTCGGGGTCGGTCCTGCCGTCGGCGGTGTCGGGGTTACTGCTCATGGTGTTCCGACCGCGTTCGACGCTGGAACGCCGACGGATTAAGTATTTTCTATGACGGATATATAGTCGTTCGGTGCGAAGGGGAGCGGTTCCCCGGACGACTTTCGTCCGGTTCGACGACGCGCCGACTTGACTGCGATTTGATTCCGTCGCGGGTAACTGTCTTCACACAATACTGTTCGCGCCGAAGTCCGGTTTTCGCCGAACCGCCGGTACGACGCTGTGGAGCATATTTTTCGACGCTGATTTCTCGGCCACCAACCCAATACGGTAACGGCTATCACAATTTTTATATTCCCCTCCGATAGAAACCGGTACGACACGCGCAACGCGGGCGTCTGACGGACCGCCCGCGCGACGAACGCAGTGCGCCGAGTCCCGCGAGAGCGAGCGGGACCCGACGACACCGTCGAGGAGGAACGAGACGTGATGCAACCGAAACCGACGACGCGCGGCCGCCCGCCGGCGAGCGTCGGCCGCGCCCGACGCGGAGGCGCCTGCCGATGACGGACTCCAGCGGTCCGTTCGGCCAGGCCGAGTACCTCTGTTACCGACTCCTCGTCCGCCTCGACGACTCCCGAAGCACCGCCACCTCGCGGTCGAAGTTCAACAAACTCAGCTGTATCGCCGACCGGTACCTCCAGTCGGAACTCGGCCACGACATCGAGTTCCCGCGCTACTGGTACGTCTACGGCGAAGTGGTCGACGAACCGTCGCTCGACCGTTCGTTCTACAACGCGCCCGCCGCGAAGTTCTGGTCGGGCCAGCAGTACTTCCCGGCCGACGACGTCAGCGACTGGGATTTCGCGGTCGAAGACCGCGAGAAGCGGTACATCGACGAGGCCGTCCGCTGGACGGTCGGGAAGTTCGAGCGCCAGAACACCGACCAGATAAAGCGCTACCAGTACCGCGAGTTCGTCCCGAACCGGTTCATCCGGGCGTACAGCGAACTCCGGTCGCAACTCAAGCGGGTGGACCTGGACGAACAGCGCACGCTCGGCGACTTCCAGGCCGCCGACCGGTCGCGCCGGGAGTCGGTGGTCGCGGCGCTCGACGAGATGGCGACCACCTACCCCCGGGAGGACTACCCCGAGGCCTTCGAACTCTTCCGGTCGTGGAACGACACCGTCAGACTCCTGCTCGACGACGACCCCAACTACGCCGTCGTCGAGGCGTTCCTCGACTCGTTCATCACCACGCTCAGCAAGGTCGAGTTGCGGTTCCACCACCGCCGGAACATCCCCGACGCCCGCATCAAGGCCTGGGAGGACGAACGACTCGAAGTGAAGGAGGCGTTCCGGTCGAACCTGGCCGAGAAGCGCCGGGAGTTGCTCGCCGCCAGGCGCGACTCGGCGGTACGGGCGCTCTCGGACTACGGTCCGGAGGTCTGAGGCGACGACTCGCCGACCGCGCTTCGCGGCCGCGCGCCGAATCCCGGATACTCTCCGCCGGAAAAATCTTGTCGGTTCGGAGACTGTGACGGTTCAATGAGGGTGACTCAGACCGGGTCGGGATGGTCGCTCGACCGAATCGTCGAGGCGGTGCTCGCCGAACTCCGGGCCGCGCTCGTCGAGACGCTCCCCCAGTTGCTGACCGCGCTAATCTTCTTCGTCGTGGCGTACGTCGCCATCAGGGCGATTCTACGACTCGTCAGACCGGTGTTCGAGGCGGTGTACGACGACCTCGTGGCCGACCTCTTCACCACCGTGGTCGCCGTCTTCCTCTGGTTCGGCGCGGCGCTCGCGCTGTTGAAGCTCCTCGGCATGGGCGAGATCGCCGCCAGCCTCGGCACCGCGACGGGGTTCGTCGCGCTCGGGGTGAGCTACGCGCTTTCGGACATGATCGCCGACACGGTCGCGGGGGTGTACCTCCTGAAGGACCCTGACTTCAACCCCGGCGACGAGGTGGTCGCCGCCGACGTGACCGGAACCGTCCAGTCCATCGAACTCCGGAAGACGCGACTGACCGCCGACGGCGGCGACGTGGTGGTGCTGGCCAACAGCAAGGTCGAAGCCGAGTGGACCAAGAAGTCGTCGTCCGGGTCCGCCGTCGGGGCGGCGGACCCGGACGACGAGCGGGCGTGATGGGTCAGACGAACGCGACAGACGGACGCGACGGGCGGGCGTGACACGGTCGGGACCGAACCGGCGCGCGTTTTATTCCGTCCCGGCGACTACCGTGGTCCATGTCGAACGCGACCCACCGGTGTACGTGTGGGGCGAAACTGGAGTACAAACAGGACCTCACGAAGGAATCCTCGGGGGTGTATCCGACCTGGAAGTGCCGGGACTGCGGCACGCCGGTTCCCGGACAGGTCGCCGAGAAGCTTCGACACCAGCACCCCTCGTAGTCGGACGAGGGCGGTTCGAGGCGGCGTGACGGGTTCGACGGCGGGCGAGAGGGTCCCGTCGCTTGCGAGGGGACACTCTCGCAGAAAAGCGGTGATTTCGGGTCAGTACCGCGAGGGACGTCGAGAGGCCGACGGTGTCACTGCTCGGGCGAGTACTCGACGGTGACCTTCTGGACGCCGTAGATGTCGTCCCACTCGCTGTCCTCGTCCAGCAGTATCACCGTGAGTTCGACGTTCCCCTTCTCGACGCCGGCCCGTTCGAGGGCTTCGGGCTGGATTTCGACGGTGTACGTGCCGTTCGCGTTCTGCTCGACCGACGACCGCGCGAGGAGGTCGCCGCTGAGGTACGTGAACCGGCCGCCGTCCTCGAACGAGGCGTGGGCGTAGACGACGAAGTACGGTTCGCCGCGCACGGTGCCGTGGTCGGCGGGGTCGACGCGGGACATCGACGTGTTGGCGCCGATCCGCAGGTCGAAGTCCGAGTAACCGCTACCGCTCGCCTGGGTCTTCTGGACGACGGTGACGCCCCGGATGCGGTCGCCGACGCTCGACTCGTTGCGCTTGTCCTGGAGCGGCTTGTTCGGCGACTTCGGCTTCGACCACGAGGCGGTGGTCGTGGTCGCCGTCGTCGCGGTCGTACCGGTTCGCTCGGTCGTACTCGTCTGTTCGCCCGCGGACGTCTCCGCGGTCGTGGTGGACGTCGCCTGCGTGTCCGTGGTGGTGTCCGCGGTCGCGGTGGTCGTCGTTGCCGCGGTGGTGGTGGCCGTGGTTGTATCTGCGGGTTCCATGGTCGTCGATTCCGTCGTCGTGTCGCTTCCGGACGGTCCGAAGCCCGCACAGCCTGCGAGCACGACGGCGAAGACGAGTCCTACTGCGATCAGTGGTCGGCGCTTCATGGCTCGGGGTTCTCGCCTCGCCGAGTTTATTATGCGGGCGGTAACGCAGCGGTTATACGCACCGAAAGTCCGGGAACCGTCGAAACGTCCCGAAAGCGTTCCCGCTCGCCCGCCGGGAGGCCCGAGACGACTCGTGTTCGCTTGCCCCGCCGGGACCCGCGGCTACGGGCGTCGGTCGGCGTAAATCGAATCCTTATGGTCCGTTTAACGTCCGAGAATCAGTCGCCGGCCGACCGCTCGGCGACCTCGTCGCGGACGGCGTCGGTGATGACGTCCATGCCGACCGCCGCCTGGTCCTCGGTCAGCACCAGCGGGGGCAGGAGTCGGAGCACGTTGCCGTACTGGCCGGCCTTCCAAACCAGCACGCCGTTCTCGAAGCACCGTCGTCTGACATCGTCACGTTCCGATTCGCTCTCGCGGAGAGTGTCGACGAGTAGCGCCTCCGACCGGGACGCGGCCGGTATCCGTTTCGAGACGGACGGAGACACCGGGGGCGGACGAACGGTCGGGGACGAACCTCCCAGTCGGCGCTAGTGTTACTCGTGTACTCTCACAACGACTAAGTAGCGAGGGTGGAATCGGCCGAGTATGGGGGAAACCATGAACGTTTCGGCAGAACACGACAGCGCGGTCCACCACCTGACGAGGGCGTTGGAAACCGACGACGAGGGCGAAAAGCAGTTCCACGTCCGGCAGGCGTTGCAGTTACTCGGCGTGGCCGCCGTCGAGTCCTGAACGGCGCGTCAGACGAGCGGACTCGCGTTGGTCGGGGAGCGCAGTCCGTTCTTCGCACGGGAGCGGCGAACGCGAGCGACCGCCGAACGCGGGCGACCACTGAACGAGAACCTGGCCGGAGGCCACGCTACCGACACGGATTGGGTTGGTCGATGTAGATCCGCGCCGGTCCATCCACGGCGAGAAACGTGACTTCGCCAGCGTAGTACGCCGACGCCTCGCCACGGGTTTTCGGAACGGTGAACTTCACGGCGTTGGGTCGCGGTCCGCCGGACTCGCGTTGGATTCCGGCCGTGGTTCCGAACACGACCGTAACCGGATGACGAGTCTGGGATTCGATAGAGAGTACGTTGTCGAACGGACAAAATCCTTCCGCGCCGCCTGCCGGCACCGTCTCCACGTCGGTCGGGATGTCGGGGGAACACGCGGTCTGCTGGAGGAGCGTCGCGTGACCGGCGCCGGAGAGTCGGAGCGAGTCCACCTCGCCGGCGAACATCATCGAGTCACCGCCCCGGTTTCTTACGGTCCCTGATGCCTCTTGGACGCGCCGACCGCTGGGGAGTTCGATGCCCTCGTTCGTCGTGAACTGGTACTCGAACGTGGATTTCGGTTCGGCCCCGAACGACGCGTCGTTCGTGTACGGACAGAACTTCTCGCCGTCGTTCGACTCCGGTGGCGTATCAGCGCCGCCACCGTCGCCAGTATCGTCGCCGGTACCACCCGCACACTGCACTTCGTCGGGTTTCCGCCCGGTCCACAGGTCGTTCGGATGCACGGACTCACCGTCGAAGTACACGTTGTACTCCTCGACCCACTGGTCGGGCAAGTCGAAGGCGAGCAGGTCGCCCGAAAAGCGATAGCAGTCCCACCCTCCGCGGGTGTAGCCTCGGACCACACAGCCGTCGGGGTCGTCTTCGACGTCGACGGTCACGACGTCCGAGTCGATGGGAGCCTGCGCCGGGTCGTCGACCTTCTCGACGCTACCGTCGACGGCGAACGCGTACGGATACGACCGGTCGCTCGGTGCGTTGATGCAGAGTTCGTGTCCGCTCCCCTGAGCCAGTACCGTCGTACTACCGAAACCGAAAGCGGTACTCGCCGCCCCGAGTCGCCGTAACACCGTTCGTCGCGTCGAATCTGTCATTGTGTGTCCCCCATCTCTGAATTGCACCCATTGGCCTTCGGTCGCTCTCGCGTCTCTCGAAACGTCGACGCAAGCCGTACGACCAACTCCCTAATAAATCGCCGTTCTGACCTCTGGGCAGAGACGAAAACTCTCCTCTATGGTGTGCTGTGTCTACCTAAACACGAATCTCACTCACCGCGTTGCGACTACGGTTCTTCGACCTAACGAGTAACCGGGAGTAGGATTCGAAAAATCCGCGCGGGCCGGTGCGGGGAGTGAAAAACCGCCCGCGCGGAGTTGAATTGGGACCTGCTGAAGTGAAACGCTACGAACGTTTCGGGAAGGGCTCGACGTTAGCCCTTAAACAGGCAGAGTACCCCCCAGTATTAGAGTCTTCCGACGGGCGCGAGTCGTTGCTGACGACGAAACATGGGCGCCCGGCAGGGACGAACCCCCGACAGCACATCAACGAACTCACGCGGCCCTGCCACTACACGGGCGAGTGACCGCACGAACGTGAAATTAAGGAGTGTCCACTAGTGCTAAAGGTATCCAATATAATGTGGATTTATACGAACACTCTCAGTCCTGTAACCACATGGAAAAGATTCCTCCCTCGGAAGTCTTCCAGCTCGATGAGGAATCCTCAGTCGCCTTTGAGATAGCGTTCAGTGCACTCATAGCAACTGCAGTTCTCAGCTTTCCAAGACCCGGTATGGCTTATACAGGCCTAAAACTATTTGCTATTGGGTTCCTTGCAGTAACCCTCGCCCGGTGGATGGCTGTTTTTGGCCGTTACGCTAACTCTTCGCTTGTACTGGACCAAACAACCCACTATATTGTGTTCGTCACCTATGTCTCTCTCCTCTATCTCTTTGATGTGCTTGCTGACTGGTTGACCCTGCAACTCCCCCTTCCATTACCATCTGCGTTTTATCTCGGACTGATACTAGTCGTATTTCTGTTTGCGTTCGTTGCAGTACAAGAATTGGTGTTCAAAGATCTCCTTCTTTACGCGGCTATGCTTGGCTATAATGGTTTTCAGGATAGCGATATTGCCAGTTACCGTAAGCGGTTCGCTCAGTTTGGAAAACGGGCGATAAGTATGTCCCAAGCCGATAACCTACCGGCTAGTCTGAATTGGCTTCAATACGCCGAGATTAAAGGTGAAGTGACTACCACCTCTGTTGGGGTATTTTATCTTTCATTTGGTCTGCTGGTCGGGTTTTTTGTAGGATTGTGGGCGGTAGTTACCGTAGCTGTGAGTGGGCGCGTAGCTACTGCAGTAGTCCTACTTGGAGCTATCATTCTCCGAATTCCGGTCAATTTCTTCTATTCACGATACGGCCTTAATCTGTTTGAGACGGAGCTTTCTACGAAATCGCAACTAGCGACTCTTATATTCGCCTTCATATATGCGCGCATTTTGGTGTGAAAAACGAGATTTTAGGGGGAGAGTTCAGAATAAGTTAAAAATGACCCAATAAAACCGCACATCCACTGAGTCAAGGAAGGGCTGACACACGAGAGTCCTGCGAACGC comes from the Halorussus vallis genome and includes:
- a CDS encoding class I SAM-dependent methyltransferase yields the protein MTTETRTAEDPMDESKLDELMETALVDFGATFHAALVVVGDELGLYAALADEGPLTSSELAEETDTAERYVREWLRSQAAGGYVSYDPDEDRYHLSPEQAFILADEDSSVFIPGAFQTSAAAIQSEPRLLEAFRTGEGVGWHEHDDGVFHGVERFFRPGYAAELVDNWIPALDGVAETLEEGGRAVDVGCGHGAPTIIMAEAYPNSTFVGVDYHEASIDVARERAEAAGVADRVSFEVATAKEYDGTDYDFATAFDCLHDMGDPVGAAAHVAETLADDGTWMVVEPYAEDRVEDNLNPRGRAYYSASTMLCTPNSLSQEVGYGLGAQAGEAKIREVVTEGGFSRFRRATETPFDMVFEAKP
- a CDS encoding FAD-dependent oxidoreductase — translated: MTLATVPGYDPEGLEPSGGHAVVVGASVAGLLAARVLADGFEEVTVLDRDSLDDEPTPRPGVPQARQPHVLWEAGRATLEDLFPGYSEELVAAGGVEIDVRRDLVQYSQGDFLARCTERFPQYLATRPLYEQLIRRRVAALEAVRLRPECRFTDYVTDDAGATVEGVAVRDRAAGRDELAADLVVDATGRTSRTPAWLADRGYEPPPVDEVRIDVGYASTFVERPAGDRRTVVAPAEAPRTRGGLVTPVEGGRWLVNVHGVHGDHPPTDPEAFADFAASLAVPQPKRVLDDHPRVGDVESYPFPSNRRNRYEDLRRFPAGLVVVGDAIASFNPIYGQGMSVAALEALLLHRALATGGREELPLRFFDGAADVVDVAWTMAVGADFGFPETQGPKPRGTAFSSWYLGRLLRGAHADGALTDAFVRVLAMQEPPSSLLRPNVAWRVLKPV
- the sucC gene encoding ADP-forming succinate--CoA ligase subunit beta; translation: MKLHEYQAKSVFADAGIPTPEATLASSVDEVVEAAEEIGYPVAVKAQVHVGGRGKAGGIKLAEDREEAEEAADSILGMDLKGYTVDRVLVEEAVNFKNELYVGVTMDRGEGEPVAMVSSKGGVNIEEVAEEDPEAIAREHVDPAFGMHHYQARKVVYDAGVPREVASDVASVLTTLYQLWDDRDASDIEVNPLMITEDDEVIAADAVMNIDDDALFRQPELAEMEEEAAEDDLEAKANDYGFDYVRLSGNVGIIGNGAGLVMTTLDLVDYYGGEPANFLDIGGGAKAERVANALDMVFSDENVDSVVFNIFGGITRGDEVAKGINDALGQFDEIPKPVVVRLAGTNAEEGREILNDELVQVEETLEDAVQRAVENAEEEAQ
- the sucD gene encoding succinate--CoA ligase subunit alpha, which encodes MSVLVDEDTRVIVQGITGGEGKFHTEQMMDYGTNVVAGAVPGKGGQEVAGVPVYDTVEEAAREEDADASVVFVPPAFAADAVFEALDSPLDLVVAITEGIPTQDMAKVNKRLSEVDTRLIGPNCPGIITPGESKLGILPGNIFESGNVGLVSRSGTLTYQVVDNLTSRGIGQTTAIGIGGDPIIGTDFIDALELFEQDQDTEAVVMCGEIGGEDEEEAARYIAENMDTPVAGFIAGRTAPPGKRMGHAGAIVSGSGTGTAESKIQALNDAGVPVGDTPNEVADHIEDFL
- a CDS encoding DUF7344 domain-containing protein; this encodes MDDPPRTANADGPTAVSDALHWALTDDRRRAALAYLRSRDSATLSELADDLAAADADAQAETLRLSFARHHLPVLAASGLVEYDERDKRVALADLSDDARQHVERVLDER
- a CDS encoding DUF7511 domain-containing protein, encoding MSSNPDTADGRTDPDHPAPFDTELNADHPLAELRSVVVNYEDRPDRRTVYPEGLPTVERMSTWLTADDDAFVDLDEAR
- a CDS encoding mechanosensitive ion channel domain-containing protein, coding for MTQTGSGWSLDRIVEAVLAELRAALVETLPQLLTALIFFVVAYVAIRAILRLVRPVFEAVYDDLVADLFTTVVAVFLWFGAALALLKLLGMGEIAASLGTATGFVALGVSYALSDMIADTVAGVYLLKDPDFNPGDEVVAADVTGTVQSIELRKTRLTADGGDVVVLANSKVEAEWTKKSSSGSAVGAADPDDERA